A genome region from Verrucomicrobiia bacterium includes the following:
- a CDS encoding HNH endonuclease, translated as MTSLLNQHVLVLNRLWQAVNVCTARRALTLLFQGHAHAVLDRSDGSFQTFDFNEWRDFSQQEPHQESLRSVSFRIRLPRVILLLVYDHLPKKEVKFTRHNIFERDKSTCQYCGKSCDRKDLNLDHVIPRDRGGPTTWENIVCSCIECNTLKANRTPQEAGLHLIRKPKRPKWRPFIQINFSLHQHDSWKHFIDLAYWNVELGEDVR; from the coding sequence ATGACCTCGCTACTTAACCAACATGTTTTGGTGCTCAACCGCCTCTGGCAGGCGGTCAATGTTTGCACTGCGCGCCGGGCGCTCACCCTGCTCTTTCAGGGTCACGCCCATGCTGTGCTGGACCGCAGCGACGGCTCATTTCAAACGTTCGATTTTAACGAGTGGCGCGATTTCTCCCAACAGGAACCGCATCAGGAGTCTCTGCGCAGCGTTTCATTTCGAATCCGCCTGCCGCGAGTCATCCTGCTGCTGGTTTATGATCATTTGCCCAAGAAGGAAGTGAAGTTTACCCGCCACAACATTTTCGAGCGGGACAAAAGCACGTGCCAGTACTGCGGGAAGAGCTGCGACCGCAAAGACCTGAACCTGGACCATGTGATCCCGCGCGACCGGGGAGGGCCGACGACCTGGGAAAACATTGTTTGCTCGTGCATCGAGTGCAACACGCTCAAGGCCAACCGCACCCCGCAAGAGGCCGGGTTGCACCTTATTCGCAAACCCAAGCGGCCAAAGTGGCGCCCTTTCATCCAGATCAATTTCAGCCTGCACCAGCACGACAGTTGGAAGCATTTTATCGACCTCGCCTACTGGAACGTGGAATTGGGCGAAGATGTCCGATAG
- a CDS encoding FAD-dependent oxidoreductase encodes MSDSSPNRWLDRRRFLRTLGVAAPFLGRAPASAIEPVPSPAAAFPPNHTPAASELAADLVIVGGGLGGCAAALAALRNGLQVIMTEETHWIGGQLTAQAVPPDENPWIESFGATRSYLQLRERIRDYYRRNFPLTAEARAKPYLNPGNGWVSRLCHDPRVALAALNECFAPFVAGRRLLILLRHKAADAAFDQDRVEAVRARSLESGNEVVLRAPYFIDATELGELLPLTKTEYVTGAEAQKETGERHASPEAAPKNMQAFTCCFVMDFLADQDHTIDKPREYDFWRDFVPALTPPWTGRLLSLTCCDPVTLKVRKVETDPEKGTGFWSYRRIADKTLFAPGTYSADVSLVNWPQNDYLLGNICEVAEQEAAIHLARAKQLSLSLLYWLQTEAPRPDGGTGWKGLRLRPDVVGTEDGLAQYPYIRESRRIRAQFTVLEQHVSTEARVGETGLDRNKVRAAHFADSVGIGSYRIDLHPTTAGDNYIDISSLPFQIPLGALIPQRVENLLPACKNLGVTHISNGCYRLHPVEWNIGEAAGALAGFCLARKTSPRAVRNDRSQLAAFQKLLSEQGVPLAWPEVTPR; translated from the coding sequence ATGTCCGATAGCTCCCCAAACCGCTGGTTGGACCGCCGACGCTTTCTCAGAACTCTCGGTGTTGCCGCGCCATTCTTGGGGCGGGCGCCTGCTTCGGCAATTGAGCCAGTCCCAAGCCCCGCTGCGGCCTTCCCTCCAAACCATACTCCCGCTGCCAGCGAATTAGCCGCAGACCTGGTAATCGTTGGGGGAGGCCTGGGCGGTTGCGCCGCCGCCCTGGCGGCCCTCCGCAACGGATTGCAGGTTATTATGACTGAGGAGACCCATTGGATCGGGGGGCAGCTTACGGCCCAGGCCGTGCCGCCGGATGAGAACCCGTGGATCGAGAGCTTTGGCGCAACGCGCAGCTACCTCCAACTGCGCGAGCGCATCCGGGATTATTATCGGCGTAATTTCCCGCTCACAGCCGAGGCGCGCGCCAAACCTTACTTGAATCCGGGCAACGGCTGGGTGTCCCGTTTGTGCCACGACCCGCGCGTGGCCCTGGCGGCGCTCAACGAGTGCTTTGCTCCTTTTGTGGCAGGCCGGCGTTTGCTCATCCTGCTGCGGCACAAAGCTGCCGATGCCGCCTTCGACCAGGATCGCGTCGAGGCGGTGCGAGCGCGCAGTCTTGAATCCGGGAACGAGGTTGTCCTGCGCGCGCCTTACTTCATCGACGCAACCGAACTGGGCGAGCTACTTCCCCTCACAAAAACTGAATACGTGACTGGGGCCGAGGCCCAAAAGGAGACGGGCGAACGGCACGCCTCCCCAGAGGCCGCCCCGAAAAACATGCAGGCCTTTACCTGCTGTTTTGTGATGGACTTCCTGGCCGACCAGGACCACACGATTGATAAACCGCGCGAATACGATTTCTGGCGGGACTTTGTCCCCGCGCTCACTCCGCCCTGGACCGGGCGTCTCCTTTCCTTGACCTGTTGCGACCCGGTTACGCTCAAGGTTCGGAAGGTTGAGACTGACCCCGAAAAAGGAACAGGATTTTGGTCCTATCGCCGGATTGCGGATAAGACTCTATTTGCGCCTGGGACCTATTCCGCCGATGTATCATTGGTCAACTGGCCACAAAATGATTACTTGCTGGGCAACATTTGCGAGGTGGCCGAGCAGGAAGCGGCAATCCATTTGGCCCGGGCAAAGCAGCTCAGCCTTTCGCTGTTGTATTGGCTCCAAACGGAGGCACCCCGCCCCGACGGCGGCACGGGCTGGAAAGGATTGCGTTTGCGGCCCGATGTGGTTGGGACCGAGGATGGGCTGGCCCAATACCCTTATATCCGCGAGAGCCGGCGGATTCGCGCCCAATTCACTGTCCTCGAGCAGCATGTCTCCACTGAGGCGCGGGTGGGGGAGACGGGGCTGGACCGGAATAAAGTGCGGGCGGCGCATTTCGCGGATTCAGTGGGCATTGGCAGTTACCGGATCGATCTGCATCCCACGACGGCTGGAGACAATTATATCGACATCAGTTCACTCCCGTTTCAAATCCCGCTGGGCGCCTTGATCCCGCAGCGCGTGGAAAACCTGCTCCCGGCCTGCAAAAATCTTGGGGTCACGCACATAAGCAACGGTTGCTACCGGCTGCACCCGGTGGAATGGAATATTGGAGAAGCCGCCGGCGCGCTGGCTGGATTCTGTCTGGCGCGCAAGACGTCACCGAGGGCGGTGCGCAATGACCGCAGCCAACTGGCAGCGTTTCAGAAGCTGCTCAGCGAACAAGGCGTTCCGCTGGCCTGGCCTGAGGTGACACCACGCTAA
- the cutA gene encoding divalent-cation tolerance protein CutA translates to MPKNQFVMVLVTAPELRTARRLAKSALAARLAACINLIPKVESHYHWHGKIEQASEVLMLLKTNSSRLVGLERLILSEHPYVTPEFIVLHVKRGNKRYLRWWQQCVS, encoded by the coding sequence ATGCCAAAAAATCAATTTGTTATGGTTTTGGTAACGGCTCCGGAGTTGAGGACGGCACGGCGTTTGGCCAAATCTGCGCTCGCTGCCCGGTTGGCGGCTTGCATCAATTTGATTCCGAAGGTCGAGTCCCATTACCACTGGCACGGCAAAATCGAGCAGGCTTCGGAAGTCCTGATGCTGCTCAAGACGAACTCTTCGCGCCTGGTGGGCCTCGAGAGGCTAATTCTATCTGAACATCCTTATGTGACGCCGGAATTCATCGTGCTGCACGTCAAACGAGGGAATAAACGGTACCTTCGCTGGTGGCAACAATGCGTGAGCTGA
- a CDS encoding L-lactate permease, whose amino-acid sequence MTHVWSQNYDPLHSAVWSTLAAALPAVILLGSIALARIRIHLCALLCLAAALAIALWIYHMPSRAAGASIAYGAVFGLFPIGWILLNVIFLYQLTVKRGLFDQLRDGLAHLAPDPRLQVILIAFSFGAFIEGIAGFGAPVAITAAILMQLGFKPLHASGLALIANTAPVAFGSLGIPITTLQQVTGLSALKLSAMVGRQLPFFSVLVPFWVVAAFAGWRGMVGIWPAALVSGLAFAVPQVLVSNLHGPWLVDTISASCSIGALIALLRFWRPKSASKLGLAAASPGASGSELKPAKAPRLRAWFPWVILTGFMLLWGLPQVKRRLDRIAAPRIEVPGLHHAVQRMPPVAVLGVSPKPAEFTFNFLSATGTGILLADLVAGLAMGFNPGTLIRTYLESFWRIRFSLLTIAAMLALGTLTKYCGIDATLGLALARTGRLYPFFGTLLGWLGVALTGSDTASNALFGSLQRITAEQTHLSPILMCAANSSGGVMGKMIDAQSIVVASTATDWYGHEGRILRYLFFHSLALAVLMGILVLLQACCSPLTRLVVR is encoded by the coding sequence ATGACACACGTCTGGTCTCAGAACTACGACCCGCTCCATAGCGCCGTGTGGTCCACTCTTGCCGCGGCGTTGCCGGCCGTGATTTTGCTCGGTTCGATCGCTTTAGCCAGGATTCGCATCCATCTGTGCGCGTTGCTTTGTTTGGCAGCCGCGCTGGCAATTGCCCTCTGGATTTACCACATGCCTTCCCGGGCTGCCGGGGCTTCCATTGCTTACGGCGCTGTCTTTGGGCTTTTCCCGATTGGTTGGATTCTTCTCAACGTCATCTTCCTTTATCAACTTACTGTAAAACGCGGCTTGTTTGATCAGTTGCGCGATGGCCTTGCGCACCTTGCTCCCGACCCAAGGCTCCAGGTCATACTCATCGCGTTTTCATTCGGGGCCTTTATCGAGGGTATCGCCGGGTTCGGCGCCCCTGTGGCGATTACGGCGGCGATTCTGATGCAACTGGGATTCAAGCCGCTCCATGCCTCCGGTCTCGCCTTGATCGCCAATACCGCGCCGGTCGCTTTTGGCTCTTTGGGCATTCCCATTACCACATTGCAACAGGTCACTGGCCTGAGTGCGCTCAAACTTTCCGCCATGGTCGGTCGGCAGTTGCCCTTCTTTTCTGTCCTGGTGCCTTTTTGGGTGGTAGCGGCCTTCGCGGGTTGGCGGGGAATGGTCGGCATCTGGCCCGCCGCGCTGGTCTCTGGGCTGGCCTTCGCTGTGCCTCAAGTCCTCGTCTCAAACCTCCATGGCCCCTGGCTGGTCGATACCATCTCGGCTAGCTGTTCCATCGGCGCGCTGATTGCCCTGTTGCGATTCTGGCGGCCCAAATCGGCTTCGAAACTGGGTCTGGCTGCAGCCAGCCCCGGCGCGAGTGGGTCGGAACTCAAGCCGGCCAAGGCGCCCCGGTTGCGAGCCTGGTTTCCCTGGGTGATCCTGACCGGGTTTATGCTGCTGTGGGGTCTGCCGCAAGTCAAACGGCGGCTCGACCGAATTGCTGCCCCACGCATCGAGGTGCCCGGATTGCATCACGCCGTTCAACGGATGCCTCCGGTGGCAGTACTTGGCGTCTCTCCCAAACCCGCCGAGTTCACCTTCAACTTTCTGTCGGCAACGGGCACCGGCATCCTGCTGGCGGACCTGGTCGCTGGGTTGGCAATGGGTTTTAATCCTGGCACCTTGATTCGGACGTACCTCGAGAGCTTTTGGCGCATTCGCTTCTCATTGTTAACTATCGCCGCAATGCTCGCCCTGGGCACACTCACCAAGTACTGCGGCATCGATGCCACCCTCGGGCTGGCTTTGGCGCGAACGGGACGGCTTTACCCATTTTTCGGCACGTTGTTGGGCTGGTTAGGAGTCGCTCTCACCGGGTCGGACACAGCATCCAACGCCCTTTTCGGGAGCCTGCAAAGAATCACCGCCGAACAAACGCACCTGAGCCCGATTCTGATGTGCGCCGCCAACAGCTCCGGCGGTGTGATGGGGAAGATGATCGATGCGCAAAGCATTGTTGTGGCAAGCACGGCAACGGATTGGTACGGGCACGAGGGCCGTATTCTTCGATATCTTTTCTTTCACAGTCTGGCGCTGGCTGTGCTCATGGGCATCTTGGTCCTGCTCCAGGCCTGTTGCTCACCTTTGACACGGTTAGTCGTCCGGTAG
- a CDS encoding uroporphyrinogen decarboxylase family protein has product MATNTEQLYQQRLNRYVTAMRDEKPDMVPIRPFVAEFTAKYAGYTCQEVAHDFTKAFDAAIKTAKDFDWDAVVPNMVYVWTGLTQAIGLKYYGIPGIGIPHTTGFNYIEPAEDQAFMRPDDYDALISDPTAFLYETWLPRASSEVCKLGQPSTYRNNLSFVKGAMAMLSYFYAFGPQIARLRSECGVVSAIAGIFKAPFDILADKLRGYVGLTMDMHTQPRKVLKACEALMPHLCHVGLTTADPQRLVPIGFWMHRGCVPFINPKQFDSHQWPTLKPIIEEFWKQGHQTLFYAEGKWKHHFDSFRELPERSIVFHCDQDDIFHAHQKLHDKFALSGGVPNTLLSFGKPEEVRAFCRRVLAEVAKEGGYILDAGAIMQDDSDIGNLRVMTETARQYGVYPAGSYSAPTALAPCDSRDCVPARHHLKAMAAQPPPATTPGACFPWKERLKDLPEITGSPELVRKIWEDIDAFGNMYIWQLLLSF; this is encoded by the coding sequence GTGGCCACCAATACCGAGCAACTTTACCAGCAACGCCTCAACCGCTATGTAACCGCCATGCGCGATGAAAAACCGGACATGGTTCCGATCCGGCCTTTCGTGGCTGAGTTTACAGCCAAGTACGCCGGCTATACGTGCCAGGAAGTTGCCCATGACTTTACCAAGGCCTTCGACGCGGCGATTAAGACCGCCAAAGATTTCGATTGGGACGCCGTCGTGCCCAATATGGTCTATGTATGGACTGGTCTGACCCAGGCGATTGGCCTGAAGTACTATGGGATTCCGGGAATCGGCATCCCGCACACCACTGGATTCAATTACATCGAACCGGCGGAAGACCAGGCCTTCATGCGCCCCGACGATTACGACGCCCTCATTTCCGATCCGACCGCATTCCTGTACGAGACCTGGCTCCCACGCGCCTCCAGCGAGGTCTGCAAGCTCGGCCAGCCCTCGACTTACCGCAATAATCTTTCCTTTGTTAAAGGCGCCATGGCTATGCTCTCTTATTTCTATGCGTTTGGACCGCAAATCGCCCGCTTGCGCTCCGAGTGCGGAGTGGTTTCGGCCATCGCCGGCATTTTCAAGGCCCCCTTCGATATTCTGGCTGATAAGTTGCGCGGGTATGTCGGGCTCACGATGGACATGCACACCCAGCCCCGCAAGGTCCTCAAGGCCTGCGAGGCCCTCATGCCGCATCTGTGTCATGTGGGCCTCACCACCGCCGACCCGCAACGATTGGTCCCCATCGGCTTTTGGATGCACCGGGGTTGTGTTCCATTCATCAATCCCAAACAGTTCGATTCGCATCAATGGCCAACGCTCAAGCCGATTATCGAAGAGTTTTGGAAACAGGGCCACCAGACCCTGTTCTACGCGGAAGGCAAATGGAAGCATCATTTCGATTCCTTTCGCGAGTTGCCTGAGCGCAGCATTGTCTTTCACTGCGACCAGGACGATATCTTCCACGCGCACCAAAAGCTCCATGATAAGTTCGCCCTGAGCGGAGGCGTGCCCAACACGCTGCTGAGTTTTGGCAAGCCGGAAGAGGTCAGGGCTTTTTGCCGGCGCGTGCTCGCTGAGGTGGCCAAAGAGGGCGGCTACATTCTGGATGCGGGGGCCATCATGCAGGATGATAGCGACATCGGGAATCTGCGGGTCATGACGGAGACGGCCCGCCAATACGGTGTCTATCCAGCCGGCAGTTACTCCGCGCCCACTGCGCTGGCCCCGTGCGATTCGAGGGACTGTGTGCCCGCCCGGCATCACCTCAAGGCGATGGCCGCTCAGCCGCCGCCTGCCACAACCCCGGGCGCCTGTTTCCCATGGAAAGAACGCCTAAAAGATTTGCCTGAAATCACCGGCAGCCCGGAACTGGTCCGCAAAATCTGGGAAGACATCGATGCCTTCGGCAACATGTACATCTGGCAATTGCTGCTGAGCTTTTAA
- a CDS encoding Maf family protein, which translates to MSPARRMKLPPLILASASPRRSELLGDMGIEFRIVPSDAPEIHHDQLTAREVCQINAYRKARAVAKHFPDTLVLAADTLVYLGNALFGKPSGLEQAYQMLEQLQGRTHQVVTGICLLHLRGHRQRVFSETTEVTFHPLDAVQIRRYLTKVDPLDKAGAYAIQEQGDWIVEKIAGSYSNVVGLPMERLVKELEAWS; encoded by the coding sequence ATGAGCCCTGCGCGTCGCATGAAGTTGCCACCGCTGATCCTGGCGTCCGCCTCGCCGCGCCGCTCGGAGCTGCTTGGCGATATGGGCATCGAGTTCAGAATTGTCCCCAGCGACGCCCCGGAAATTCATCACGACCAATTGACGGCCCGGGAGGTTTGCCAAATCAATGCCTATCGTAAAGCCCGGGCAGTTGCCAAGCATTTCCCCGATACCCTGGTTCTGGCTGCTGATACGTTGGTTTATCTGGGAAACGCGCTGTTTGGAAAGCCATCCGGCCTCGAGCAGGCCTATCAAATGCTCGAACAACTCCAGGGCCGCACACATCAGGTCGTCACCGGCATCTGCCTCCTGCACTTGCGCGGGCATCGTCAGCGCGTTTTTTCCGAAACAACCGAGGTCACTTTCCACCCGCTGGATGCGGTTCAGATTCGCCGCTACCTGACGAAGGTCGATCCGCTCGACAAAGCAGGGGCCTATGCCATCCAGGAGCAGGGCGATTGGATCGTTGAAAAGATAGCCGGCTCTTACAGCAATGTGGTCGGTCTGCCGATGGAGCGGCTTGTAAAAGAGCTCGAGGCCTGGAGCTAG
- the ppdK gene encoding pyruvate, phosphate dikinase: protein MARAAKYVYLFGNKKADGDGSMKPLLGGKGANLAEMSRIGLPVPPGFTMTTEVCTYYYQNKKSYPKELESQVKSGVAFIEKSIGTKFGDKSLMPLLVSVRSGARDSMPGMMDTILNLGLNDETVLALVNATRNERFAWDCYRRFIQMYGDVVMGVQKRAGEDHEPFEVVIHGLKHERYQQDIEDPKLSVDDLKELVARFKALIKERTGHEFPQDPWKQLWGATGAVFGSWMNDRAMVYRRKYNIPSEWGTAVNVQAMVYGNTGDRSGSGVAFTRDPATGEKVFYGEFLINAQGEDVVAGVRTPEPVAQLKNHLPEAFTELDNIRKTLESHFKDVQDFEFTIQDGKVYMLQTRNGKRTGLAAVRFAIEMEKEKLIDWKTAIRRVPADQLDQVLAPIFDRQAIKAAKCIARGLPAGPGAASGKLYLNADRAVEAAAKGEKVLLVRNETSPEDLRGMIAAEGILTAKGGVSSHAALVARQMGKVCVCGASALQIDYTARTMTVDGSMYNEGDFISINGTAGEVYPGSLRTAASEVVQVLVEKSLGGNESATYQMFQKLMNWCSKVTRLQVRTNADTPEQTANAVAFGASGIGLCRTEHMFFEGDRIDAMREMILAESTEERKRALGKLLPYQKGDFEGIFRELKGLPATIRFLDPPLHEFLPHDHGAQNLLAEKMGIKVEKIAQRVKELHEFNPMLGFRGCRLGLVYPEISEMQARAVFEAAADVQKEGIQVKPEIMIPLVGFKKELDLQVELVHRVAQAVMAEKKVKLAYLVGTMIEIPRGALTANEIAETAQFFSFGTNDLTQTCLGMSRDDSGSFLPPYQELEIVKKNPFASIDQTGVGQLMKIAVERGQSTRPDIKLGICGEHGGDPDSVKFCHRIGLSYVSCSPFRVPVARLAAAQAALEGEPPAKPAKSGAPRGNGSLKKRTVKSRFSKR, encoded by the coding sequence ATGGCAAGAGCAGCAAAATACGTTTATCTGTTTGGAAATAAGAAGGCCGACGGCGACGGGAGCATGAAGCCGCTGCTGGGCGGCAAGGGGGCGAACCTGGCCGAGATGAGCCGCATTGGCCTGCCGGTGCCGCCCGGCTTCACCATGACCACGGAGGTTTGCACTTACTATTATCAGAACAAAAAGAGCTACCCCAAGGAACTCGAGTCTCAGGTGAAATCGGGTGTGGCCTTCATCGAGAAGAGCATCGGCACAAAATTCGGTGATAAATCTCTCATGCCGCTGCTGGTCTCGGTCCGCTCCGGGGCGCGTGATTCGATGCCGGGGATGATGGACACGATTCTGAACCTGGGCCTGAATGACGAGACAGTCCTGGCCCTGGTGAACGCCACCAGGAATGAGCGATTTGCCTGGGATTGCTACCGCCGGTTCATCCAGATGTATGGTGACGTGGTGATGGGTGTCCAGAAGCGGGCCGGGGAAGATCACGAACCATTCGAAGTGGTCATTCACGGGCTCAAGCATGAGCGCTACCAGCAGGACATCGAGGACCCCAAGTTGAGTGTCGATGACCTCAAAGAATTGGTCGCCCGATTCAAGGCCCTCATCAAGGAGCGCACCGGCCATGAATTCCCGCAGGACCCCTGGAAACAACTTTGGGGCGCAACCGGGGCTGTGTTTGGTTCCTGGATGAACGACCGGGCGATGGTTTATCGGCGCAAGTACAATATCCCCTCGGAGTGGGGCACCGCCGTCAATGTGCAAGCGATGGTTTATGGCAATACCGGCGACCGCTCCGGCTCCGGTGTGGCCTTCACGCGCGACCCAGCCACCGGTGAGAAGGTGTTTTATGGCGAATTCCTGATTAATGCCCAAGGCGAAGATGTCGTCGCCGGTGTGCGGACACCCGAGCCAGTCGCCCAACTCAAGAATCATTTGCCCGAGGCCTTCACCGAGCTGGATAATATCCGCAAGACGCTCGAATCCCATTTCAAAGATGTGCAGGATTTCGAGTTCACCATCCAGGATGGAAAAGTTTACATGCTTCAGACCCGCAACGGCAAGCGGACTGGGCTCGCTGCCGTCCGGTTTGCCATCGAGATGGAGAAAGAGAAACTCATCGACTGGAAAACCGCCATCCGGCGTGTCCCGGCCGACCAACTCGATCAGGTCCTAGCGCCGATTTTTGATCGACAGGCAATCAAGGCCGCCAAGTGCATTGCCCGAGGGCTGCCGGCCGGGCCCGGCGCCGCTTCCGGCAAGCTTTACCTCAACGCTGATCGCGCCGTGGAAGCGGCAGCTAAAGGCGAAAAGGTGCTGCTGGTCCGCAACGAGACTTCCCCGGAGGATTTGCGCGGGATGATTGCCGCCGAGGGCATCCTCACGGCCAAAGGGGGCGTCAGTTCGCACGCGGCGCTCGTCGCGAGGCAGATGGGCAAGGTCTGCGTGTGCGGCGCCAGCGCGTTGCAGATCGATTACACGGCCCGGACGATGACCGTAGATGGCAGCATGTATAACGAGGGGGATTTCATCTCGATCAACGGCACCGCCGGAGAGGTCTATCCGGGCTCCTTGCGCACGGCGGCCTCGGAAGTGGTGCAGGTGCTCGTCGAGAAATCGCTTGGGGGCAATGAGAGCGCCACCTACCAGATGTTTCAGAAGCTGATGAACTGGTGCAGCAAAGTCACGCGCTTGCAGGTGCGGACCAATGCCGACACCCCGGAACAAACCGCCAACGCGGTCGCCTTCGGCGCCAGCGGCATCGGCCTGTGCCGCACCGAGCACATGTTCTTTGAAGGCGACCGCATCGATGCGATGCGTGAGATGATCCTTGCCGAGAGCACAGAGGAGCGGAAAAGAGCGCTCGGCAAATTGCTGCCCTACCAGAAAGGCGATTTCGAAGGCATCTTCCGGGAACTCAAGGGGCTGCCCGCGACCATTCGCTTCCTCGACCCGCCGTTGCACGAGTTCCTCCCGCATGACCACGGCGCGCAGAACCTGCTGGCTGAAAAGATGGGCATCAAAGTCGAAAAGATAGCGCAGCGAGTCAAAGAGCTGCACGAGTTCAATCCGATGCTCGGGTTTCGAGGCTGCCGGCTAGGGCTGGTTTATCCTGAGATTTCCGAAATGCAGGCTCGCGCGGTGTTTGAGGCCGCAGCGGATGTGCAAAAGGAAGGGATCCAGGTAAAACCCGAGATCATGATCCCGCTGGTCGGGTTCAAGAAGGAACTGGACCTGCAAGTCGAGTTGGTCCATCGCGTGGCGCAGGCGGTGATGGCCGAGAAGAAGGTCAAGCTGGCCTACCTCGTCGGCACCATGATCGAAATCCCTCGAGGCGCGCTCACCGCCAATGAAATCGCCGAGACCGCCCAATTCTTCAGCTTCGGCACCAATGACCTGACCCAAACCTGCCTCGGGATGAGCCGCGATGATTCGGGCTCTTTCCTGCCGCCTTACCAGGAGCTGGAAATCGTGAAGAAGAATCCCTTTGCCTCGATTGATCAAACCGGAGTCGGCCAGCTCATGAAGATTGCGGTCGAACGCGGCCAAAGCACGCGGCCAGACATCAAGCTGGGAATCTGCGGGGAGCACGGTGGCGACCCGGACAGCGTGAAGTTCTGTCACCGGATTGGGCTTTCGTACGTGAGTTGTTCGCCGTTCCGCGTGCCTGTGGCGCGGTTGGCTGCAGCCCAGGCCGCATTAGAGGGGGAGCCGCCCGCCAAGCCGGCAAAAAGTGGCGCCCCCAGGGGCAATGGCTCGCTCAAAAAGCGCACCGTAAAGAGCCGATTCAGCAAGCGTTAG